The following proteins are co-located in the Camelina sativa cultivar DH55 chromosome 12, Cs, whole genome shotgun sequence genome:
- the LOC104730422 gene encoding uncharacterized protein LOC104730422: MGRASRWFKGLFGIKPSSCSGSDTGAISNRLDRSLCDNYETIPPNISEKEAAWLRSFYAAGEEEKERRTHAIAVAAATAAAADAAVAAAKAAAAVVRLQGQGKSGPLGGGGGGKSRENRAAMQIQCAFRGFLARKALRALRGVVKIQALVRGYLVRKQAAATLRSMEALIRAQATVKFQRALRRIGNAAPARKSTERFSGSLENRNNGEETAKIVEVDTGTRPGTFKIRGPVLSGSDFIDNPFRRTLSSPLSGRVPPRLSMPKPEWDECSSKFPTAQSTPRFAGGSPARSVCCSGGGRAEAEVDAEADAHRFCFLSGEFNSGTYMADSTTSFRSKLRSHSAPRQRPDSNAVSGGGWRRSIGGGSGGVRMQRPSCSGVREAVVGNIERRRMHW, from the exons atggGTCGAGCTTCGAGATGGTTCAAGGGTTTGTTCGGAATCAAACCGTCTTCTTGTTCCGGTTCCGACACCGGAGCCATTTCAAACCGCCTTGACCGCTCTTTATGCGACAACTACGAGACTATACCACCTAACATCTCCGAGAAAGAAGCTGCGTGGCTAAGGTCGTTCTACGCGGCTGGCGAAGAGGAGAAAGAGCGTAGAACACATGCAATAGCGGTTGCTGCGGCCACAGCTGCTGCAGCTGACGCAGCGGTCGCGGCGGCTAAAGCGGCTGCTGCGGTTGTAAGGCTCCAAGGTCAAGGAAAGAGTGGTCCgctaggaggaggaggaggtggaaaAAGCCGTGAGAATCGTGCCGCTATGCAGATCCAATGTGCCTTTAGAGGCTTCTTG GCGAGAAAAGCGTTGAGAGCTTTGAGAGGAGTGGTTAAGATACAAGCTTTGGTTAGAGGCTATTTGGTACGGAAACAAGCAGCGGCGACTCTTCGGAGTATGGAAGCACTTATTAGAGCTCAAGCCACTGTTAAGTTTCAGAGAGCTCTCCGCCGTATCGGAAATGCTGCTCCGGCTAGAAAGTCCACG GAAAGATTCTCCGGATCTTTGGAAAATCGAAACAACGGCGAAGAGACAGCTAAGATAGTGGAGGTAGATACAGGAACCCGACCCGGAACTTTTAAGATCCGAGGACCCGTTTTATCCGGGTCGGATTTCATAGACAACCCGTTTCGACGCACACTCTCTTCACCTCTCTCCGGTCGCGTTCCACCGCGTTTGTCAATGCCTAAACCCGAATGGGACGAGTGCAGTAGCAAGTTCCCGACGGCGCAGAGCACACCTCGTTTCGCAGGTGGGTCTCCGGCGAGGAGCGTATGCTGTTCCGGCGGTGGAAGAGCAGAGGCGGAGGTGGACGCGGAGGCTGATGCTCACCGGTTCTGTTTCTTGTCGGGAGAATTTAACTCGGGTACTTACATGGCGGATAGTACAACTTCGTTTAGGTCGAAACTGAGGTCGCATAGTGCACCGAGACAGAGACCGGATAGTAATGCTGTCAGTGGCGGCGGATGGAGGAGGAGTATTGGCGGTGGCAGTGGCGGTGTTCGGATGCAGAGACCGTCGTGTTCGGGTGTCCGAGAAGCCGTGGTTGGGAATATCGAAAGGCGTAGGATGCATTGGTGA